In one Cardiocondyla obscurior isolate alpha-2009 linkage group LG17, Cobs3.1, whole genome shotgun sequence genomic region, the following are encoded:
- the Zfh2 gene encoding zinc finger homeobox protein 3 isoform X1, which produces MPSSEPHPPYHLQHHNIPPSHLQQHTPSAIEHQFLQLVAANYQQQQQRHQQHGGPFQNSTYTQQKQEMSPEEEGGRVGGSPPAAGAALHQPHHPRTASPPSGTEPCTRDAIPTPTPIADTTTTTTTMTMQSQSQQQQQGPSPSPSPTGGDVEKFDGKIVYNPDGSAYIIEGESELSEDDSLPDGCIVDGRGVSVPHSLVFPQIASAYYVSRLYAHQAYQQQQQQQQQRSATQQHNPDLPVMHSYRVISYRSAEGSKQPPPTPTAPPPPAASVPVKPILMCFICKLSFGYAKSFVAHAQGEHQLTLMEDERQILSHSTASAIIQSVGRGKQPLVSFLEPVTSSTCTQASPAQIQTQQQQQQQRSEPNEHETTPTTTSTPASTPGVPSSPQQQQTQQQSQQTQQQRPSPNTPTTPTSHSNHPLTYNHQQQQQHPWTGAQVSAASWAKAPEAMHYSSPPPPTSSTKGSPSSYAALTQAPPNFLTGTTIGVCPEHMQGRPSGVECPKCEMILTTSRLAGPGGPLAGIHSRNSCKTLKCPKCNWHYKYQETLEIHMKEKHPESETSCYYCNAGQPHPRLARGETYTCGYKPYRCEVCNYSTTTKGNLSIHMQSDKHLNNMQELQQGGGGGSGTSNPSSSQDAPMPTRSPHHQQNHSPHRAVQGNQSKPKLSFRCDICNYETNVARNLRIHMTSEKHTHNSMVLHQNIKHMQTLSALSHHQQQHVHQQQQQQQQLEHLLHLGGLDKPQPTEAALADLAYNQAVLMTMMTGGQMPQFPPELIGSIASAAAMSNLGGDVGLSPDSMEPPPEPADQDPSHLYQCCICNNFATDSLEALNHHLAVDRTRTREGDILTIANAHFVCKLCTYKTNLKANFQLHCKTDKHLQRLQHMNHVKEGGPRNEWKLKYLASPTSAAQLRCHACDYYTNSTHKLALHSALPRHEAASLLLRHLLEASSNIQTPGKWYHCVICGFSARHRLPLLQHVKSLRHLHMEQIHHIHRRSSLSGNESPHADISVMFQVTSDPDVPSTQQASPTTPTTPNATSTNNERREEGSDCGSEVKQEPDNDPEPEAEPENDQEEITCLYCTYQPTSREELRQHLQVAHVQDSEEKTETVKEEPTTELLCPLCQDSFKERPALEKHVMQIHSVNTDGLQRLLLLVDQSHWLNNNRNSSTPAVTIATTPTSPTTTTKTHQEEEMSERGDNDEIELPRCNKCDRVWRSVEEFRQHHCRETHPATTPTLAVSEKHVYKYRCVQCSLAFKTLEKLQQHSQYHAIRDATKCALCARSFRSVQALQRHLESAHDLHEDEMAQYKQSLIHSHPLLQAITEETLKRQAGLAGELHAEDDAGRGDEEESDASDSSPLQKEQRLLEDYLNSQTIAEDSYQDPSRKFKCHRCKVAFTRQSYLTGHNKTLLHRKGEKMSYPMEKYLDPNRPYKCDVCKESFTQKNILLVHYNSVSHLHKLKRAMQEQGNNNTLISVVPPASPTESPDSQQDQDKKPYKCNICKVAYSQGSTLDIHMRSVLHQTRASKLQDLAASGQLDLARPLIEQPPLSPNSPPVNANAGNTGGMLSCSRCNSVFVNQDQLAAHQQLCNILNNPALALFQQFAASQQLASSAPAKTPPPTSTTPGPQQHMQSTTQHASQTTQDILSQPRHKTSQMYKHLLESFGFDLVMQFNENHQRRQRKEEEAAAALQAQQEQQKQEQQKQALAAMQEKEEETEEAHMDDDVIPELTRSTCQHCNKEFSSVWVLKAHCEEVHRDLVPREFLEKYAQQFKCEYEKKSVVVTVATSSSTTTAPRSSTPAAAQPQDLSSDKESREKEKEDNADNKECISRTPEATSTTPATTPALSNTPVSSTDSTTTVLPTNSQHHISQQSQQQQQQLQQQQHQQQQQQQQQQQQHAQLSFAQQMTEMQAALNAAMAASQLQQQLQQYPGLMMGMMGLPLGLNVPALAAMNLQPPLVPMMLPPPPYDGAATTYAPINQADLLAKQHLALQQQQAAAAANAAASQKRARTRITDEQLKILRAHFDINNSPGEEQILDMAGQSGLPPKVIKHWFRNTLFKERQRNKDSPYNFNNPPSTTLNLEEYEKTGEAKVTPLNSSVSGSSSSDDKSPNKQATPPPSMQNTSTSQSTEIKQEVEQVSQCQQQQQTVQHQDEQHHSPGSSGGQQSRPHSPALSMSSVFSAIHHDISSHPPSTTSAPSTPMLPPKLASQNFANPTPGAGNVVPSAIAAMALTPQRSLSPGRGPADYFGGNSNGSNTSGGSSGKRANRTRFTDYQIKVLQEFFENNAYPKDDDLEYLSKLLGLSPRVIVVWFQNARQKARKVYENQPAAEPVTTGGRENDDGSGRFQRTPGLNYQCKKCLLVFQRYYELIRHQKTHCFKEEDAKRSAQAQAAAAQVAAVLSSEDSNSSSTTTTNNTVANNMSTAPALTEQLQQPLSSATSPHQHQQQTLSQTHQQSQQQSQQQQTQSQTESKEGNFQCDKCNLMFSRFELWREHQLIHIMNPTLFPSAYPPDSPFGILQQQALNANQSSAVASDSQHTLISMIQKRKFEDPEEGTGSDNRSNSEHNEQPKDKRLRTTILPEQLDYLYQKYQIESNPSRKMLETIAREVGLKKRVVQVWFQNTRARERKGQFRAHSQVINKRCPFCPALFKVKSALESHLSSKHADQVARGEVNIDNIPDEELSMESVPSNSSTSHMPPLFPPIIPPNDMEASLKSLKYYEDMKRYFSELQAHASNGKQETANHQAGGVGESLLDLTKPLDLSKPVDLSRPMKLCLSNFSSLLEEQHSAHFRGGSDCGPLTDLSERSVCDDDSMSETTEFLDDESGPASPASSTQSSRQGPASGNTGGNTSGPPVTGGQSGGSNTGQSGGKRYRTQMSATQVKVMKSLFSDYKTPTMAECEMLGREIGLPKRVVQVWFQNARAKEKKARLAAGLPAEGSAVQPHRGPTGPDECRLCSVRYSAKTPLQEHVFSRRHIESVRVAVEEGSLVPPTPGAPIVTTGSNTAGVPGIGNSPVITTAGQQVNQQQQQQQSDENMMYGSVFLHPTAMFQSQQQQQHPAAATASAASTTAVAAAGLSGGLLGNAMMPLHVEGSSQVQVPRALMQAFLQQDPNHPGLETVRLPAPPSADENGPPQHCREIETELCLVCRRCGRAYPQESSLLAHQRSCYLGNQQRRGALRLVQARYACSLCEPNMSTRTYATVSEWRRHAETLQHRARHESVQDRQQQHHQQQQQQQQQYDSGAQSGEETNPLTDEMEDVVNQITLLAARAAAESTTGQSQTSDRAGSQDNNNGPDAKRQKLVQEVTALAGAR; this is translated from the exons ATGCCCTCCAGTGAGCCTCATCCCCCGTACCACCTTCAGCACCATAACATTCCTCCCTCGCATCTACAACAGCACACGCCGAGCGCCATCGAGCATCAGTTCTTGCAGCTGGTGGCGGCGAATTATCAACAACAGCAACAGCGACACCAGCAACACGGCGGACCCTTCCAAAATTCCACGTACACGCAGCAGAAGCAGGAGATGAGCCCGGAGGAGGAGGGGGGCCGAGTGGGTGGGTCCCCCCCTGCGGCTGGGGCTGCACTTCATCAGCCCCATCATCCCCGCACGGCTAGTCCACCTTCGGGCACAGAACCCTGCACCCGCGACGCGATACCAACACCCACACCTATCGCTGACACCACCACCACGACCACGACTATGACGATGCAGTCGCAAAgtcagcagcaacaacagggTCCCAGCCCAAGCCCGAGCCCGACGGGCGGCGACGTGGAGAAATTTGACGGCAAAATCGTCTATAATCCGGACGGGTCGGCCTATATCATCGAAGGCGAGAGCGAACTCAGCGAGGACGACTCTTTGCCCGACGGTTGTATCGTAGATGGGCGCGGTGTATCGGTTCCTCACTCTTTAGTTTTTCCACAAATTGCGAGTGCGTATTATGTATCGCGGTTGTACGCGCATCAGGCCtaccagcagcagcagcagcagcagcaacaacgcTCGGCGACCCAACAGCATAATCCCGATCTTCCTGTGATGCACAGCTATCGGGTGATAAGTTATAGAAGCGCGGAAGGAAGTAAACAACCTCCTCCGACGCCCACAGCACCGCCACCGCCTGCGGCGTCAGTACCCGTCAAACCTATCCTAATGTGTTTCATATGCAAGCTCAGTTTCGGGTACGCGAAAAGTTTCGTCGCGCACGCCCAAGGCGAGCACCAGCTTACTCTCATGGAAGACGAACGACAAATACTCTCTCACTCGACGGCGTCGGCCATTATACAGTCCGTGGGTAGAGGAAAGCAGCCGCTCGTCAGTTTCTTAGAACCTGTCACGAGCTCGACCTGCACCCAAGCGTCACCCGCGCAGATACAAActcagcaacaacagcagcagcaacgcAGCGAACCTAACGAACACGAGACGACACCAACTACAACTAGCACTCCGGCGAGCACACCTGGGGTACCCAGCAGTCCTCAACAACAGCAGACGCAGCAGCAATCGCAGCAGACGCAACAACAGCGACCCTCGCCAAATACTCCTACCACGCCTACGTCACATTCGAATCATCCTCTCACGTACAATcatcagcagcagcagcagcatcCGTGGACCGGCGCGCAGGTGAGCGCCGCGTCCTGGGCGAAGGCACCCGAGGCTATGCATTACAGCTCACCGCCCCCACCGACCTCGTCCACCAAAGGATCTCCGTCTTCGTACGCTGCCCTCACTCAAGCTCCGCCGAATTTTCTTACTGGCACCACGATAGGCGTCTGTCCGGAACACATGCAAGGTAGACCAAGCGGAGTAGAATGTCCAAAGTGCGAGATGATATTGACGACTAGTCGACTCGCCGGTCCTGGCGGCCCGCTCGCTGGCATACACAGTCGTAATTCTTGCAAAACTCTCAAGTGTCCGAAATGCAATTGGCATTATAAATATCAAGAGACTCTCGAGATACACATGAAAGAAAAACATCCGGAAAGTGAAACGTCGTGTTACTATTGTAACGCAGGTCAACCTCATCCCAGGTTAGCGCGCGGTGAAACGTATACCTGCGGCTACAAACCGTACAGGTGCGAAGTGTGCAATTATTCTACTACGACAAAAGGCAATCTCAGCATACACATGCAAAGCGACAAGCATCTCAACAACATGCAGGAACTGCAGCAGGGAGGCGGAGGCGGCTCCGGTACTAGTAATCCGTCGTCGTCTCAGGACGCGCCGATGCCGACGCGGAGTCCTCACCACCAGCAGAATCACAGCCCGCATCGCGCCGTTCAAGGTAATCAGAGCAAGCCGAAGCTTTCGTTTCGCTGTGACATATGCAACTACGAGACAAACGTCGCGCGCAATTTGAGGATACATATGACGAGTGAAAAGCATACGCACAATTCGATGGTATTGCATCAAAATATCAAACACATGCAAACACTTTCCGCGTTGTCTCACCATCAGCAGCAGCATGTCCatcagcaacaacagcagcagcagcagctcGAGCATTTGCTCCATTTAGGCGGCTTGGATAAACCGCAGCCCACGGAAGCGGCGTTAGCCGACCTAGCTTACAATCAAGCGGTTTTGATGACAATGATGACCGGCGGTCAAATGCCACAGTTTCCGCCAGAGCTCATAGGCTCCATAGCGAGCGCGGCTGCCATGAGCAATCTTGGCGGTGACGTCGGACTTTCGCCAGACAGCATGGAGCCGCCGCCGGAACCCGCGGATCAAGATCCCAGCCACTTGTATCAATGTTGCATCTGCAACAATTTCGCGACCGACTCGCTCGAAGCTCTGAATCACCATTTAGCCGTCGACAGAACGAGAACCCGCGAGGGCGACATACTCACAATAGCGAACGCACATTTCGTCTGCAAACTATGTACCTACAAAACCAACCTGAAGGCAAATTTCCAGTTACATTGCAAGACTGACAAACATTTGCAGCGGCTGCAGCACATGAACCACGTAAAGGAAGGTGGCCCGCGTAACGAATGGAAGCTGAAGTACTTGGCGTCACCTACGAGCGCCGCGCAATTGCGCTGCCACGCGTGCGATTACTATACCAATAGTACTCACAAATTGGCCCTGCACTCCGCTTTGCCGAGGCACGAGGCCGCGTCTCTTCTGCTACGTCATCTGCTTGAAGCGAGCAGTAATATCCAAACCCCCGGGAAATGGTATCACTGCGTGATATGCGGATTCAGCGCCCGGCACCGGCTGCCGCTTCTGCAGCACGTGAAATCATTGCGGCATCTCCACATGGAACAGATACATCACATTCACAGGAGAAGCAGTCTTTCGGGGAACGAATCTCCGCACGCGGATATCAGCGTCATGTTTCAAGTGACGAGCGATCCCGACGTGCCGTCTACGCAGCAAGCTAGCCCGACCACGCCGACGACGCCGAACGCCACGAGTACAAACAATG AACGGCGAGAGGAAGGTAGTGATTGCGGTAGTGAAGTGAAACAAGAACCGGACAATGATCCAGAACCGGAAGCCGAGCCTGAGAATGACCAAGAAGAAATTACGTGCCTATACTGTACGTATCAACCGACGTCGCGGGAAGAATTACGACAGCATTTGCAAGTGGCTCACGTTCAAGATTCGGAGGAGAAAACTGAAACGGTAAAAGAAGAGCCGACGACGGAATTGTTATGCCCGTTGTGCCAAGATAGTTTCAAGGAGCGTCCCGCTCTGGAAAAACACGTAATGCAAATTCACTCCGTTAATACCGACGGTCTCCAGAGGCTACTGTTATTGGTGGATCAGAGCCATTGGCTGAACAACAATCGGAATTCTTCAACGCCGGCCGTAACGATCGCGACAACGCCGACGTCGcccacgacgacgacgaagactCATCAGGAGGAGGAGATGAGCGAGCGCGGTGATAATGACGAAATCGAGCTGCCCAGATGTAACAAGTGTGACCGAGTTTGGCGTTCGGTCGAGGAATTTCGGCAGCATCACTGTCGAGAAACCCATCCGGCCACCACGCCTACCTTGGCGGTTAGCGAGAAGCACGTTTATAAGTATCGATGCGTGCAGTGCAGCCTCGCGTTCAAAACTCTGGAGAAACTTCAGCAGCACTCGCAGTATCACGCCATCAGAGACGCGACGAAATGCGCCCTGTGCGCGCGATCTTTTCGCTCGGTGCAGGCGCTTCAGAGACATTTGGAGTCTGCCCACGATCTCCACGAGGACGAGATGGCTCAGTACAAGCAGAGCTTAATCCATTCGCACCCCCTTCTTCAAGCAATAACGGAAGAAACGTTAAAGAGGCAGGCCGGTCTGGCGGGCGAGCTTCACGCGGAGGACGACGCTGGTAGAGGCGACGAGGAAGAAAGCGACGCCAGCGATTCGTCTCCGTTGCAGAAGGAGCAGCGGCTACTGgaagattatttaaatagccAAACGATCGCTGAGGACTCGTATCAAGATCCGAGTCGAAAATTCAAGTGTCACCGGTGCAAGGTGGCATTCACGCGTCAAAGTTATTTGACCGGCCACAATAAAACTCTGTTGCATCGCAAGGGTGAGAAGATGTCTTATCCCATGGAGAAATATTTAGATCCTAACCGACCGTACAAATGCGACGTTTGTAAAGAGAGCTTCAcgcagaaaaatattcttctgGTGCATTACAACAGTGTGAGTCACTTGCACAAATTGAAGCGGGCAATGCAGGAACAAGGTAATAACAACACGTTGATCTCGGTGGTGCCTCCCGCTAGTCCGACCGAATCGCCCGACTCCCAGCAAGATCAAGACAAGAAACCGTACAAATGTAATATCTGCAAGGTCGCTTACAGCCAGGGCAGCACTTTAGATATTCATATGAGAAGTGTTCTTCATCAAACGCGTGCCAGTAAGCTGCAGGATCTCGCGGCCAGTGGCCAGTTGGATCTCGCTCGACCATTAATTGAACAACCGCCGCTAAGTCCGAACAGTCCGCCTGTCAACGCGAACGCGGGGAATACAGGTGGAATGCTTTCTTGCTCGCGCTGCAATAGCGTATTCGTAAATCAAGACCAACTCGCGGCGCATCAGCAGCTgtgtaacattttaaataatccgGCATTGGCATTGTTTCAACAGTTCGCCGCGTCGCAACAATTAGCTTCATCCGCGCCGGCTAAAACACCACCGCCTACATCTACAACGCCAGGACCTCAGCAGCACATGCAATCGACCACGCAGCATGCATCGCAAACCACGCAGGATATTCTTTCTCAGCCGCGGCATAAAACCTCGCAAATGTACAAGCATTTGCTGGAGAGTTTCGGCTTCGATCTCGTCATGCAATTCAACGAAAATCACCAAAGACGGCAacggaaagaggaagaagcgGCTGCCGCTCTTCAAGCTCAACAAGAGCAGCAAAAGCAGGAACAACAGAAGCAAGCTCTCGCCGCCATGcaggagaaagaagaagaaaccgAAGAAGCTCACATGGACGACGATGTGATACCAGAACTTACGCGTAGCACCTGTCAGCATTGCAACAAAGAATTCAGCAGTGTTTGGGTTCTGAAGGCTCATTGCGAGGAGGTTCATCGCGATCTCGTACCGCGCGAATTTCTTGAGAAGTACGCGCAGCAATTCAAGTGCgaatacgaaaagaaaagtgtCGTAGTGACGGTCGCGACGTCTTCGTCAACTACTACGGCGCCGAGAAGTTCCACGCCTGCCGCCGCGCAACCTCAAGATCTCAGCTCTGATAAAGAATCTcgtgaaaaagagaaggaagatAACGCCGACAACAAAGAATGTATTAGCCGGACACCGGAAGCTACGTCCACCACTCCAGCGACCACTCCGGCGTTAAGTAATACGCCGGTTTCGAGCACGGATTCTACGACGACTGTGCTGCCTACTAATTCGCAGCATCATATATCTCAACAAtcacagcagcagcagcaacaattacagcagcagcagcaccaacagcagcagcagcaacaacaacagcagcagcagcatgCCCAGCTCTCGTTCGCGCAACAGATGACTGAAATGCAAGCTGCTTTAAACGCTGCGATGGCGGCGTCTCAATTGCAGCAGCAATTACAACAATATCCAGGACTGATGATGGGAATGATGGGATTACCTTTGGGATTAAACGTACCCGCTCTAGCTGCCATGAACTTGCAGCCACCTTTAGTGCCAATGATGTTGCCACCGCCACCGTATGATGGTGCGGCTACCACATATGCACCGATTAATCAAGCAGATCTTCTCGCCAAGCAGCATCTTGCTCTTCAACAACAACAGGCAGCAGCAGCG gcAAATGCAGCTGCATCGCAGAAACGAGCGCGTACGCGCATTACCGACGAACAACTGAAAATCCTACGAGCAcactttgatattaataattctccTGGTGAAGAGCAAATCTTAGATATGGCTGGTCAGAGTGGTCTACCACCAAAAGTTATAAAACATTGGTTCCGAAATACGTTATTCAAAGAACGCCAGCGTAACAAAGACAGTCCTTACAATTTCAATAATCCACCAAGTACCACTCTAAATCTTGAAGAATATGAAAAAACTGGCGAGGCAAAAGTAACACCATTGAATTCGAGCGTATCCGGTAGCAGTTCCTCCGACGACAAAAGTCCGAATAAGCAAGCTACGCCCCCGCCGTCTATGCAAAATACCAGCACATCTCAATCTACTGAAATTAAACAGGAAGTAGAACAAGTGTCGCAGTgtcagcagcaacaacaaacTGTACAGCATCAAGATGAACAGCATCATTCGCCTGGCAGCTCGGGCGGACAGCAGTCGCGACCGCATTCGCCCGCGCTTAGTATGAGTTCCGTATTCTCGGCTATTCACCACGACATTTCTTCCCATCCTCCGTCAACTACGAGTGCCCCGAGTACTCCGATGTTACCGCCAAAATTGGCCTCTCAGAACTTTGCCAATCCTACTCCAGGAGCCGGTAACGTCGTGCCGAGCGCGATTGCCGCAATGGCGCTTACACCGCAGAGATCTTTAAGCCCGGGCCGTGGACCGGCCGACTATTTTGGTGGTAATAGTAACGGCAGCAACACATCCGGCGGTAGTTCCGGCAAACGTGCCAATCGTACGAGATTCACCGATTACCAGATAAAAGTCCTCCAGGAATTTTTCGAGAACAACGCATATCCGAAGGACGACGATTTAGAATATCTTAGCAAACTTCTCGGTTTGAGCCCGCGTGTAATCGTAGTATGGTTTCAAAATGCTAGGCAAAAAGCACGTAAGGTGTACGAGAATCAGCCCGCCGCCGAACCCGTGACAACAGGGGGACGCGAAAACGACGACGGATCCGGTAGATTTCAAAGAACACCAGGcttaaattatcaatgtaaaaAATGCCTGCTGGTATTTCAACGATATTACGAACTTATACGCCATCAGAAAACTCATTGTTTCAAAGAAGAGGATGCTAAAAGAAGCGCGCAAGCACAGGCTGCGGCAGCGCAAGTCGCCGCGGTTTTGAGCTCCGAAGACAGCAATAGCAGctcaacgacgacgacgaataATACGGTAGCTAACAATATGTCAACTGCGCCCGCGCTTACCGAACAATTGCAGCAGCCATTGAGCAGCGCTACATCGCCTCATCAGCATCAACAGCAAACTTTATCTCAAACGCACCAACAGTCCCAGCAGCAGTCACAACAACAGCAGACGCAGTCGCAAACCGAGTCGAAGGAAGGTAACTTTCAATGCGACAAATGTAACTTGATGTTCAGCCGATTTGAACTTTGGCGCGAGCATCAGCTAATACATATCATGAACCCGACTCTATTCCCCTCCGCGTATCCGCCAGACTCGCCTTTCGGAATCTTACAACAGCAAGCACTCAACGCTAATCAAAGCTCTGCAGTTGCGTCGGATAGTCAGCATACGCTCATCAGTAtgatacagaaaagaaaattcgagGATCCTGAGGAGGGAACGGGCAGCGACAATCGCTCGAATTCAGAACATAACGAGCAGCCTAAAGATAAACGTTTACGAACTACAATACTTCCGGAGCAATTAGATTATCTTTACCAGAAATATCAGATCGAGTCTAATCCGTCGAGAAAGATGCTGGAAACGATCGCGCGTGAAGTCGGTTTAAAGAAACGCGTGGTGCAAGTGTGGTTTCAAAATACGCGCGCCCGCGAGCGCAAGGGCCAATTCCGCGCCCACAGCCAAGTTATTAATAAGCGCTGTCCATTCTGCCCGGCGTTATTCAAAGTTAAATCCGCTTTAGAATCTCACCTCAGCAGCAAACACGCCGACCAGGTGGCTCGCGGTGAAGTGAACATCGACAACATCCCGGACGAAGAGCTCTCGATGGAATCCGTTCCTTCCAATTCCAGCACTTCCCACATGCCACCGTTGTTTCCGCCTATTATTCCGCCTAACGACATGGAAGCATCTTTGAAATCCTTGAAATATTACGAGGACATGAAGCGATACTTCAGCGAGTTACAGGCGCATGCTAGTAACGGAAAACAAGAAACGGCAAATCATCAGGCCGGCGGAGTCGGCGAGTCGCTGTTAGATCTGACAAAACCGTTAGATCTAAGCAAACCAGTCGATCTCAGCCGGCCAATGAAACTGTGTTTGAGCAACTTCAGCAGCCTTCTCGAGGAACAACATAGCGCCCATTTCCGTGGCGGCAGCGACTGCGGACCTCTGACTGATTTATCCGAACGCAGCGTTTGCGACGACGACAGCATGAGCGAAACCACAGAGTTTCTGGATGACGAAAGCGGGCCAGCAAGTCCGGCTTCGAGCACACAGAGTTCAAGACAAGGACCCGCCAGCGGAAATACTGGTGGGAATACGTCCGGACCGCCGGTAACCGGTGGACAATCCGGCGGCAGCAATACCGGCCAATCTGGCGGGAAGCGATATCGCACGCAGATGTCGGCTACACAGGTGAAGGTGATGAAGTCGCTCTTCTCGGACTACAAAACACCGACGATGGCCGAATGCGAGATGCTTGGCCGTGAAATCGGCCTTCCAAAACGGGTGGTCCAG GTGTGGTTCCAGAACGCCCGTGCTAAGGAGAAGAAGGCCAGGCTAGCGGCTGGTTTGCCGGCCGAAGGCTCGGCCGTCCAACCGCATCGCGGCCCGACCGGACCAGACGAGTGCAGACTATGCTCTGTACGCTACTCGGCCAAGACACCGCTGCAGGAGCACGTCTTCTCGCGGCGACACATCGAGTCGGTGCGCGTCGCCGTCGAGGAAGGCAGTTTGGTGCCCCCGACTCCTGGGGCGCCAATCGTAACCACTGGCAGCAATACCGCCGGCGTGCCCGGTATCGGCAATTCGCCGGTGATCACCACGGCTGGTCAGCAAGTCAaccaacagcagcagcagcaacagtcGGACGAAAACATGATGTACGGATCCGTGTTTCTTCACCCCACGGCAATGTTCCAGtcacagcagcagcaacaacatcCCGCCGCAGCTACGGCCAGCGCAGCTAGTACTACGGCCG